The following is a genomic window from Patescibacteria group bacterium.
GAATTTTGAAAGTGATGGTATTGAGCCGGTGATACAGATCCAGGCGCAATTTGCCTTTTTTTACCGCTTGGGCCAGATCGGCGTTCGTCGCCGCGATGATCCTGGTATTAACTTCAATCTCCTTTCTCCCGCCGACGGAGCGGTAGGTCTTTTTTTCCAGGATGCGCAGGAATTTTACCTGCAGCTCGTGGCACATATTGGCCACTTCATTGAAGAATAGCGTTCCCTGTTCGGCGATTTTTACCAGTCCCGCCTTTTCTTCCTGGGCGCCGGTAAAAGCGTCGCCGGTATGGCCGAATAATTCCGCCTCCGACAGATTGAAGGTCAAAGCCCCGCAATCCACCGGCACGAAAGCATAGCCATTACGGCCCAAACCGTGAATATATTCGGCCAAATGATCTTTGCCCGCGCCCGTTTCCCCCAAAAGGAGGATGTTGGCTTCGGTAGCGGCGGCTTTTTGCGCGAACTCGCGCATTTGTTCCGCCGCTTTGGATTCGCCGATCA
Proteins encoded in this region:
- a CDS encoding sigma-54 dependent transcriptional regulator; amino-acid sequence: MEPINQSDSEKPRQRVVLIGESKAAEQMREFAQKAAATEANILLLGETGAGKDHLAEYIHGLGRNGYAFVPVDCGALTFNLSEAELFGHTGDAFTGAQEEKAGLVKIAEQGTLFFNEVANMCHELQVKFLRILEKKTYRSVGGRKEIEVNTRIIAATNADLAQAVKKGKLRLDLYHRLNTITFKIPPLRERSGDIRLLAEYFLHEEKAGKNFSPDALAVLTGYHWPGNIRELKNAVDRAVFFSGEEKNIGPEHIEPYLAGVGDMNFPSWRQAEKKYLRDILRQAGGNLAAAAKIAEISPTILKRKIKENDLETFIDSLGDSN